The proteins below are encoded in one region of Apium graveolens cultivar Ventura chromosome 4, ASM990537v1, whole genome shotgun sequence:
- the LOC141718110 gene encoding putative prolyl 4-hydroxylase 6 isoform X1, producing the protein MDSHRLFLLISLTVFSHSALGSIGGQKITKRGSVLRLTTDSASSSLSVTFDPTRVTQLSWRPRAFIYRNFLTDEECHHLIVLAKDKLEKSMVADNESGKSVESEVRTSSGMFLSKAQDEVVSAIEARIAAWTFLPPENGESMQILHYENGQKYEPHFDYFHDKSNQELGGHRVATVLMYLSSVEKGGETVFPNSEEKDSQPKTDDMSDCAKNGYSVKPMKGDALLFYSLHPDATTDPLSLHGSCPVIEGEKWSATKWIHVRSFEKAIKSKPSGECTDDNENCAHWAATGECLKNPIYMVGTKDELGFCRKSCKVCSS; encoded by the exons ATGGATTCTCATCGATTATTTCTTCTAATTTCCCTAACTGTTTTTTCCCATTCAGCTCTTGGATCAATCGGAGGACAAAAAATAAC GAAAAGAGGGTCGGTTCTTAGATTGACAACTgattcagcttcatcttctttgTCTGTTACTTTTGATCCTACTAGGGTTACCCAACTCTCTTGGCGACCCAG GGCTTTTATATACAGAAACTTTTTAACAGATGAGGAGTGCCATCATCTTATTGTTCTG GCAAAGGATAAGCTTGAAAAGTCCATGGTTGCTGACAATGAATCGGGCAAGAGCGTAGAGAGTGAGGTCCGTACTAGTTCTGGCATGTTTCTTAGCAAAGCTCAG GATGAAGTAGTTTCAGCAATTGAAGCTAGAATTGCTGCCTGGACATTCCTTCCCCCGG AAAATGGGGAGTCCATGCAAATTCTGCATTACGAAAATGGTCAAAAGTATGAACCACATTTTGATTATTTTCATGACAAGTCCAATCAAGAATTGGGCGGCCACAGGGTTGCAACAGTGCTTATGTATCTATCTAGTGTTGAGAAAGGTGGAGAAACAGTTTTTCCAAATTCAGAG GAAAAGGATTCCCAACCAAAGACAGATGATATGTCTGACTGCGCAAAAAATGGTTACTCAG TGAAACCCATGAAGGGAGATGCTCTGCTCTTCTACAGTCTTCATCCTGATGCAACTACTGATCCACTGAGCTTACACGGGAGCTGTCCTGTGATTGAGGGTGAAAAGTGGTCTGCAACCAAATGGATTCATGTGAGGTCTTTTGAGAAAGCAATAAAGAGTAAACCAAGTGGAGAGTGCACCGATGACAACGAGAACTGTGCCCATTGGGCTGCTACAGGGGAATGTCTAAAGAATCCTATATATATGGTTGGCACTAAAGACGAGCTTGGATTTTGTAGGAAGAGTTGCAAGGTGTGCTCTTCATAA
- the LOC141718110 gene encoding putative prolyl 4-hydroxylase 7 isoform X2, producing MKRGSVLRLTTDSASSSLSVTFDPTRVTQLSWRPRAFIYRNFLTDEECHHLIVLAKDKLEKSMVADNESGKSVESEVRTSSGMFLSKAQDEVVSAIEARIAAWTFLPPENGESMQILHYENGQKYEPHFDYFHDKSNQELGGHRVATVLMYLSSVEKGGETVFPNSEEKDSQPKTDDMSDCAKNGYSVKPMKGDALLFYSLHPDATTDPLSLHGSCPVIEGEKWSATKWIHVRSFEKAIKSKPSGECTDDNENCAHWAATGECLKNPIYMVGTKDELGFCRKSCKVCSS from the exons AT GAAAAGAGGGTCGGTTCTTAGATTGACAACTgattcagcttcatcttctttgTCTGTTACTTTTGATCCTACTAGGGTTACCCAACTCTCTTGGCGACCCAG GGCTTTTATATACAGAAACTTTTTAACAGATGAGGAGTGCCATCATCTTATTGTTCTG GCAAAGGATAAGCTTGAAAAGTCCATGGTTGCTGACAATGAATCGGGCAAGAGCGTAGAGAGTGAGGTCCGTACTAGTTCTGGCATGTTTCTTAGCAAAGCTCAG GATGAAGTAGTTTCAGCAATTGAAGCTAGAATTGCTGCCTGGACATTCCTTCCCCCGG AAAATGGGGAGTCCATGCAAATTCTGCATTACGAAAATGGTCAAAAGTATGAACCACATTTTGATTATTTTCATGACAAGTCCAATCAAGAATTGGGCGGCCACAGGGTTGCAACAGTGCTTATGTATCTATCTAGTGTTGAGAAAGGTGGAGAAACAGTTTTTCCAAATTCAGAG GAAAAGGATTCCCAACCAAAGACAGATGATATGTCTGACTGCGCAAAAAATGGTTACTCAG TGAAACCCATGAAGGGAGATGCTCTGCTCTTCTACAGTCTTCATCCTGATGCAACTACTGATCCACTGAGCTTACACGGGAGCTGTCCTGTGATTGAGGGTGAAAAGTGGTCTGCAACCAAATGGATTCATGTGAGGTCTTTTGAGAAAGCAATAAAGAGTAAACCAAGTGGAGAGTGCACCGATGACAACGAGAACTGTGCCCATTGGGCTGCTACAGGGGAATGTCTAAAGAATCCTATATATATGGTTGGCACTAAAGACGAGCTTGGATTTTGTAGGAAGAGTTGCAAGGTGTGCTCTTCATAA